One genomic window of Candidatus Nitrospira inopinata includes the following:
- a CDS encoding (2Fe-2S) ferredoxin domain-containing protein — protein MPKPKYHILVCTNSRPPGHPKPSCGSAGAAQLLMAFNMGLMQRAVPPGQVVVTATGCLGPCEQGPTVVVYPDGTWYSKVTEADVATILDEHIAKGTPAASLKPDSVWQ, from the coding sequence ATGCCAAAGCCCAAGTATCATATTTTAGTCTGCACCAACTCCAGGCCGCCCGGTCACCCGAAACCATCCTGCGGATCGGCGGGAGCCGCGCAGTTGCTGATGGCCTTCAACATGGGGTTGATGCAACGAGCCGTGCCGCCCGGGCAGGTCGTGGTCACCGCCACGGGTTGTCTCGGCCCCTGCGAGCAGGGCCCCACGGTCGTAGTGTATCCGGATGGAACCTGGTACTCCAAGGTCACGGAGGCCGACGTCGCCACGATTCTCGACGAACACATCGCCAAAGGAACACCGGCGGCAAGCTTGAAACCGGATTCCGTCTGGCAATAG
- a CDS encoding Rieske (2Fe-2S) protein, giving the protein MNGTIVECPWHGWKFDVTSGERVGNPNFQVTCCTVRVHGDEVQIAVPPALRGSA; this is encoded by the coding sequence TTGAACGGCACCATCGTCGAGTGTCCGTGGCACGGCTGGAAATTCGACGTCACCTCAGGAGAACGGGTCGGAAATCCCAATTTCCAGGTGACGTGTTGCACCGTGCGCGTTCACGGAGACGAGGTTCAGATCGCCGTTCCACCGGCCCTCAGGGGATCGGCCTGA
- a CDS encoding DUF6920 family protein, producing MLKIIIVGLLAVVAIAAAVVYGALNWADGTRQLRARIENACMPITPKVVNFHELAGLPEPVQQYFRAVLKEGRPMVAGVRVRHQGTFNMGETADQWRPFTSDQRVITRRPGFDWDGRIKMMPGLTVRVHDAYVAGEGILYAALLGLIPLVDLRGAGDVAEGELMRFFAEAAWYPTALLPSQGVRWEPLDARSARAMLTDGAITVTMLFGFNGAGGIETVRVEARGRTIGKKVIPTPWQGRFWNYQERGGMQVPLEGEVAWLLPEGTKPYWRGRITEIEYEFAK from the coding sequence ATGCTGAAGATCATCATCGTCGGACTTCTGGCGGTCGTGGCAATAGCGGCTGCCGTTGTGTATGGTGCCCTCAACTGGGCCGACGGCACGCGACAACTGCGAGCGCGTATTGAGAACGCCTGCATGCCGATCACACCGAAGGTTGTCAATTTTCATGAGCTTGCGGGGTTGCCTGAACCTGTGCAGCAGTACTTTCGCGCGGTACTGAAGGAAGGCCGGCCGATGGTGGCCGGCGTGCGCGTGCGTCACCAAGGCACCTTCAATATGGGAGAAACGGCCGACCAGTGGCGGCCATTTACCTCTGATCAACGGGTCATTACGCGTCGCCCGGGCTTCGATTGGGATGGTCGAATCAAGATGATGCCCGGCCTGACTGTTCGTGTGCATGATGCCTACGTGGCGGGCGAAGGCATCCTGTATGCAGCATTGCTTGGCCTGATTCCCCTGGTCGACTTGCGAGGGGCCGGGGATGTTGCCGAAGGCGAGCTCATGCGCTTCTTTGCCGAGGCAGCGTGGTATCCGACAGCCCTGCTGCCCAGTCAGGGCGTGCGATGGGAGCCGCTCGATGCGCGGTCAGCACGCGCCATGCTCACCGACGGCGCGATCACCGTCACGATGTTGTTCGGCTTCAACGGCGCCGGCGGGATTGAGACCGTGAGAGTGGAGGCACGGGGACGCACCATAGGCAAGAAGGTTATCCCTACACCGTGGCAGGGACGTTTCTGGAACTACCAAGAGCGCGGAGGAATGCAGGTGCCGCTGGAGGGAGAAGTGGCCTGGCTGCTTCCTGAGGGAACGAAGCCATACTGGCGTGGTCGCATCACTGAAATTGAATATGAGTTCGCAAAGTGA
- a CDS encoding DUF2283 domain-containing protein: MKLNYYPDTDSLYIDLSERPSVESREIAEGIVLDYDTAGHLVGIDIDNASHKVELKQLTLSKLPLIVQTISS, encoded by the coding sequence ATGAAGCTCAATTATTATCCCGATACCGATTCGCTGTACATCGATCTTTCCGAACGGCCGAGCGTCGAAAGCCGAGAGATCGCTGAAGGTATCGTTCTCGATTACGATACCGCTGGACACCTTGTAGGGATCGATATCGACAATGCCAGCCACAAGGTAGAGCTGAAGCAACTCACACTCAGCAAGTTGCCGCTGATTGTGCAGACCATTTCCTCCTAA
- a CDS encoding MogA/MoaB family molybdenum cofactor biosynthesis protein, whose product MTSNAVHEHKGKAPVSVQCLVITCSDTRTPETDASGQLIMQMLKDAGHTVGAYYIVKDEPGQILFRINQGISHGMAQAIIVNGGTGISRRDSTFEAVDRMLEKRLDGFGEIFRYLTYREIGSAAIMSRATAGVVKGRVVFSIPGSEHAVKLAMESLILPELGHLVQQLSI is encoded by the coding sequence ATGACCAGCAACGCGGTTCACGAACATAAAGGCAAGGCACCCGTCTCTGTTCAATGTCTCGTCATTACGTGCAGCGATACCCGTACCCCGGAGACCGACGCAAGCGGGCAACTCATTATGCAAATGCTCAAGGACGCGGGTCACACCGTCGGCGCCTATTACATCGTCAAAGACGAGCCCGGACAAATTCTGTTTCGGATCAATCAGGGCATCTCACACGGCATGGCTCAGGCGATTATCGTCAACGGGGGAACGGGTATTTCGCGCCGCGACTCGACGTTCGAAGCGGTCGATCGGATGTTGGAAAAGCGACTGGACGGCTTCGGCGAGATTTTCCGCTATTTGACCTATCGAGAGATCGGATCGGCCGCCATCATGAGCCGCGCCACCGCCGGCGTCGTGAAGGGTCGTGTGGTCTTTTCGATTCCGGGATCCGAACACGCCGTCAAACTTGCCATGGAGTCGTTGATCCTGCCGGAGCTTGGGCACTTGGTGCAGCAACTTTCCATTTAA
- a CDS encoding VOC family protein, with protein sequence MPLSITSLKPYVPSKDFELSKRFYTALGFTPSEGWGGTADFSLNGHTFRLQNYYVQDWANNFMFVIGTWLFRVSNAYLLISLRTVRAPCRSTIQMIGNLPSAAAAH encoded by the coding sequence ATGCCACTGAGCATCACGAGCCTCAAGCCTTACGTTCCCTCCAAGGATTTTGAGCTGTCCAAGCGGTTCTATACCGCGCTCGGATTCACTCCGTCCGAAGGCTGGGGCGGCACAGCGGATTTCTCGCTCAATGGCCACACCTTCCGGCTTCAGAACTACTACGTTCAGGACTGGGCAAACAACTTCATGTTTGTCATTGGCACCTGGCTCTTTCGCGTCTCGAACGCATATTTATTGATCTCCTTGCGGACCGTACGCGCGCCCTGCCGGTCAACGATCCAGATGATCGGGAACTTACCATCAGCTGCGGCCGCGCACTGA
- a CDS encoding gamma-glutamylcyclotransferase family protein, with amino-acid sequence MKFFLYADQLNPTQLKRRAPEHRFLHLATLADHTIKFCRWSSQWRCGLASIVPSPGELVWGGVFELTEEDVKLMDEFENDVPQGAYRHVQITVADQEGNKELVTTYVAAPIGKFKPKDHYIEWVMKGLTRWSFPEEVIQQWEAYRVR; translated from the coding sequence ATGAAGTTTTTTCTGTACGCGGATCAACTCAATCCTACGCAGCTCAAACGCCGGGCTCCGGAACACAGGTTTCTCCATCTCGCCACGCTCGCGGACCATACGATCAAGTTCTGCCGATGGTCTTCTCAATGGCGATGCGGTTTGGCCAGCATCGTTCCGTCACCGGGCGAGCTGGTATGGGGCGGCGTCTTCGAGTTGACGGAGGAAGACGTCAAACTCATGGACGAGTTTGAGAACGACGTGCCGCAAGGCGCCTACCGCCACGTGCAGATCACGGTCGCCGACCAGGAAGGAAACAAAGAACTGGTGACGACCTACGTCGCCGCTCCGATCGGCAAGTTCAAACCCAAGGATCATTACATCGAGTGGGTCATGAAAGGCCTCACCCGATGGAGCTTTCCCGAGGAAGTCATCCAGCAATGGGAGGCCTACAGGGTCCGATAA
- a CDS encoding type II toxin-antitoxin system HicB family antitoxin codes for MRYAIVIEKAQNNYSAHVPDLPGCTATGVTLEEVGVQIREAIEFHIAGLREGGMPIPQPSSRGDDVEVPA; via the coding sequence ATGCGATACGCCATCGTGATCGAAAAGGCTCAGAACAATTATTCCGCCCATGTTCCGGATCTTCCTGGTTGCACTGCCACAGGCGTCACACTTGAGGAAGTCGGGGTACAGATCCGGGAAGCAATCGAGTTTCACATCGCTGGGCTTCGCGAAGGCGGCATGCCGATTCCACAGCCGTCGAGCAGGGGCGACGATGTCGAAGTGCCCGCATAA